A part of Lacerta agilis isolate rLacAgi1 chromosome 7, rLacAgi1.pri, whole genome shotgun sequence genomic DNA contains:
- the LOC117049625 gene encoding protocadherin gamma-A6-like — protein MVSGKIHYSIPEEMQKGSFVGNIAKDLGVDRNHLSDHGLRIVTRTGMSQYFALNYNSGHLQTSQRIDREEVCGRAERCVLSFDVIIESKIEIYGVQVEIIDINDNAPQFSSGKQELKISEASTSGSRFPLPEAQDPDLGINSIQTYQLTGSSHFSLEVQVEENGAKSAELVLGENLDREEQSVFNLILTATDGGDPVRSSTANIQVIVLDANDNAPVFSKPIYEISIKENILNGSSIATVSATDLDEGQNGEIKYSFKKITKKDSKMFILNSTTGTITLMGNLDYEESSSYDFEVKAEDGGGLSDWSKVVIIVMDVNDNAPELSITFFINTISENSPIGTVIALLNVQDEDSGVNGEVTCSIPSKLPFQLKQSFDNFYSLVTHSNLDRENSADYNITITATDHGIPPLSVSTFILLQILDTNDNAPLFAESSYLAYFTENNPRGAPVLSLKANDPDWEENARISYSIIEGNTDKFLITSYLSINSETGVIYALSSFDYEDIREMKFLVKAQDGGSPSLSSNVSVTLFILDQNDNAPQILYPTPPTDGSTGIELAPRSSEPGYLVTKVVAVDADSGQNAWLSYQLIKATEPGLFTLGLHTGEIRTARFFLEKDALKQSLVVLVKDNGQPPMSASVTVTVVLADSIPDTLTDLSSVPISEDPQSDFTFYLVTAVAFVSCLFLAFLLVVLALRLRRWKNSQLCDNGSVHFNGAPISQFVGIDGVRAFLQSYCHEVSLTSGSRKSQILFPIGSCTNTLTPQQAPDKPGPVLLIGDSNTVTEDAAIHQVRT, from the coding sequence ATGGTTTCTGGGAAAATTCATTATTCCATTCCCGAGGAGATGCAGAAAGGATCTTTTGTGGGGAATATTGCAAAAGACCTAGGAGTGGATAGAAATCATCTTTCAGACCATGGACTACGGATTGTTACCAGGACAGGTATGAGTCAGTATTTTGCTTTGAATTACAACAGTGGCCATTTACAAACCTCTCAGAGAATAGACAGAGAGGAAGTATGCGGAAGGGCAGAAAGGTGTGTTTTAAGTTTTGATGTTATAATTGAGAGCAAAATAGAGATCTATGGGGTTCAAGTGGAAATTATTGATATAAACGATAATGCTCCCCAGTTCTCATCGGGGAAACAGGAACTGAAAATCAGTGAGGCATCTACTTCCGGATCCCGGTTCCCTCTGCCTGAAGCTCAGGATCCAGACCTAGGCATAAATTCTATACAGACCTACCAACTCACAGGCAGTAGCCATTTTTCTCTAGAGGTGCAAGTTGAAGAAAATGGTGCCAAATCTGCTGAGCTGGTGTTGGGGGAAAATCTGGACCGGGAAGAACAATCTGTTTTCAATTTGATCCTCACAGCTACTGATGGAGGCGATCCAGTCAGGTCCAGCACTGCTAACATCCAAGTCATTGTTTTAGATGCAAATGACAATGCACCGGTTTTCAGCAAACCAATCTATGAAATTAGCATCAAGGAGAACATTCTGAACGGGTCCAGCATTGCTACAGTTAGTGCTACTGATCTGGATGAAGGACAAAACGGAGAGATAAAATATTCATTCAAAAAAATCACAAAGAAGGAttccaaaatgtttattttaaactcAACAACTGGTACAATTACCTTAATGGGAAACCTTGATTATGAGGAATCATCCTCATATGACTTTGAGGTGAAAGCTGAGGATGGAGGAGGGCTGAGTGACTGGTCAAAAGTTGTGATAATTGTTATGGATGTTAATGACAATGCACCTGAACTATCAATAACCTTTTTCATCAATACCATTTCTGAGAATTCACCAATAGGAACAGTTATTGCCCTTCTTAATGTACAAGATGAAGATTCAGGGGTCAATGGGGAGGTCACATGTTCAATTCCCAGTAAGCTCCCTTTCCAACTAAAACAGTCTTTTGATAACTTTTATAGTTTGGTGACACACAGTAACCTTGACAGAGAGAACTCAGCAGACTACAACATCACTATCACGGCTACTGACCATGGCATTCCACCACTCTCTGTGTCAACTTTTATCCTACTTCAAATCCTAGACACAAACGACAACGCTCCTCTTTTTGCAGAATCATCTTACTTGGCTTATTTCACAGAGAACAATCCAAGAGGAGCTCCAGTATTGTCCTTAAAAGCAAACGATCCAGATTGGGAGGAAAATGCCAGAATAAGTTATTCCATCATTGAAGGGAACACGGACAAATTCCTTATTACCTCCTACCTCTCCATTAACTCTGAGACAGGGGTCATCTATGCTCTGAGTTCTTTTGACTATGAAGACATCAGAGAGATGAAGTTCCTGGTCAAGGCCCAGGATGGAGGTTCTCCATCACTAAGCTCCAATGTCTCAGTGACTCTCTTCATCCTGGACCAGAATGACAATGCTCCCCAAATCCTGTACCCCACCCCTCCCACTGATGGCTCCACGGGGATAGAGCTGGCCCCTCGCTCCTCTGAGCCAGGCTACCTGGTCACTAAGGTGGTGGCCGTGGATGCAGACTCTGGCCAGAATGCCTGGCTCTCCTACCAGCTGATCAAGGCCACTGAGCCAGGGCTCTTCACTCTGGGGCTCCACACAGGAGAGATCAGGACAGCCCGCTTCTTTCTGGAGAAAGATGCCCTCAAGCAAAGCCTGGTGGTTTTAGTGAAGGACAATGGGCAGCCTCCAATGTCGGCTTCAGTCACTGTCACTGTGGTCTTGGCAGACAGCATCCCTGACACGCTGACTGATCTGAGCAGTGTCCCAATATCTGAAGACCCACAGTCAGATTTCACCTTCTACTTGGTGACTGCAGTGGCTTTTGTCTCCTGCTTGTTCCTCGCCTTCCTCCTTGTGGTACTGGCACTCAGACTTCGCAGGTGGAAAAATTCTCAGCTGTGTGACAATGGAAGTGTGCATTTTAATGGTGCTCCTATCTCACAGTTTGTGGGGATTGACGGAGTCCGGGCATTTCTTCAGTCTTATTGTCACGAGGTTTCACTGACTTCAGGCTCGCGGAAAAGCCAGATTCTTTTTCCAATCGGAAGCTGTACCAATACTCTGACACCACAACAGGCTCCTGATAAGCCAGGCCCTGTGTTACTCATAGGTGATTCTAACACAGTTACGGAGGATGCAGCAATCCATCAGGTGAGGACATAA
- the LOC117049511 gene encoding protocadherin gamma-A6-like: MGENQKQWSCKGTILLQCLILMFILKTVSAQLHYSIPEEMQKGSFVGNIAKDLGMDGNNLSNRELRILTRTGMIQYFTLNYNSGHLQTTERIDREEICAWAEKCKLNFQVIVESKRKLYGVEVEVTDINDNAPHFPPGQLEVKINEISVKGSRFPLPDATDPDLGINSVQNYQLTGSVHFSLDVQTGENGPKHAELVLEKSLDREEQSVYDLILMAMDGGDPVRTGTAQIQVIVLDVNDNAPIFSQPVYEISIEENIPKGSIVCAVKATDLDEGINGEVKYSFKKTTKKDSQMFLLNSTTGIITLMGNLDFETSPFYEFEVQAEDFGGLFDRAKVEIMVTDLNDNAPELTVTFLTNSIQENSSTGTVIAIINVEDQDSGINSEVTCTIPRNLPFQLKQSIDNFYSLVTDGPLDREQVANYNITITVTDHGMPSLSTATIIALHILDTNDNPPHFARSDYKSFFMENNQRGASIFSLNANDPDWEENSRITYSIIESQETGSPLSSYLSINSETGVIYALSSFDYEEIREMKFLVKAQDGGSPPLSSNVSVTLFILDQNDNAPQILYPSPPTDGSTGIELAPRSSEPGYLVTKVVAVDADSGQNAWLSYQLIKATEPGLFTLGLHTGEIRTARFFLEKDALKQSLVVLVKDNGQPSMSASVTVTVVLADSIPDMLTDLSSVPVSEDPQSDLTFYLVTAVAFVSCLFFTFLLVLLALKLRRWKNSQLCDSASLNFSGAPVSQFVGIDGVRAFLQSYCHEVSLTSGSRKSQILFPIGSCTNTLTPQQAPDKTGPVLLIGDTNTVTEEAAIHQKTISIQISDINDNPPAFETSSYTAYVPENNPSGASIFHVKASDPDLDRNARITYSILNSNIKDLPLSSYVSINSETGIIYAQRSFDYEQFREFQIQVKAQDGGSPPLNSSATVTVCVLDRNDNAPHILYPSQSTEGSPFFEMVPRSAESGYLVTKVVAVDADSGHNAWLSFHLLQATEPSLFSIGSHTGEVQTVRALLERDAVKQRLVIMVKDNGHPPLSATTTLSLVFAENFQEALPEMNSRPNDSEYQSDLQFYLVLALTLVSFLFLVTVILTILMKLRRSRNPTFLQCFIPDLHSKAGAIFPPNYEDGTLPYSYQVCLSSESRRNELTFLQPTVQIAENILCNGNSDIPLMVSGCNLNSEKENDSTVSYIAFSFLGN; this comes from the exons ATGGGAGAAAATCAGAAGCAATGGAGCTGTAAAGGGACAATCTTGTTGCAATGCCTCATACTGATGTTCATTTTGAAGACAGTTTCTGCACAGCTTCATTATTCCATTCCAGAGGAGATGCAGAAAGGCTCTTTTGTGGGAAATATTGCAAAGGATCTAGGAATGGATGGAAATAATCTTTCAAACCGTGAGCTCCGGATTCTTACCAGAACAGGTATGATTCAGTATTTTACTTTGAACTACAACAGTGGTCATTTACAAACCACTGAGAGAATTGACAGAGAAGAAATTTGTGCATgggcagagaagtgcaaattaaatTTTCAGGTTATTGTTGAGAGTAAAAGAAAACTTTATGGAGTTGAAGTGGAAGTTACTGATATAAACGATAATGCTCCCCACTTTCCTCCAGGACAACTGGAGGTGAAAATTAATGAAATATCTGTAAAAGGCTCTCGGTTTCCTCTGCCTGATGCTACTGATCCAGATCTGGGGATAAATTCTGTTCAGAATTACCAACTCACAGGCAGCGTGCATTTTTCTCTGGATGTTCAAACAGGAGAAAATGGTCCCAAACATGCTGAGCTGGTGCTGGAAAAATCTTTGGACAGAGAAGAACAATCAGTTTATGATCTGATTCTTATGGCTATGGATGGGGGTGATCCTGTCAGGACTGGCACTGCTCAAATTCAAGTCATTGTTTTAGATGTAAATGACAACGCACCAATTTTTAGCCAACCAGTCTATGAAATCAGCATTGAGGAGAACATTCCCAAAGGGTCCATAGTCTGTGCAGTCAAAGCCACTGATCTGGATGAAGGAATCAACGGAGAGGTGAAATACTCcttcaaaaaaaccacaaaaaaggaTTCACAAATGTTTCTTTTAAATTCAACAACTGGCATAATAACCCTCATGGGAAACTTGGACTTTGAGACATCACCCTTCTATGAATTTGAGGTGCAAGCTGAAGATTTTGGAGGACTGTTTGACAGAGCAAAGGTTGAGATCATGGTCACAGATCTGAATGACAATGCGCCGGAATTAACTGTGACCTTTCTGACCAACTCTATTCAAGAGAATTCATCAACCGGAACAGTTATTGCTATTATAAATGTAGAAGATCAAGATTCTGGAATCAATAGTGAGGTCACATGCACAATTCCCAGAAACCTCCCATTTCAGCTAAAACAATCCATAGACAACTTTTATAGTTTGGTGACAGATGGCCCCCTTGACAGAGAACAAGTGGCAAACTACAACATCACCATCACAGTAACTGATCATGGAATGCCTTCTCTTTCTACAGCCACCATCATAGCTCTGCACATTTTAGACACAAATGATAACCCACCTCACTTTGCAAGATCAGATTACAAATCATTTTTCATGGAAAATAATCAGAGAGGAGCATCCATCTTTTCTCTAAATGCAAATGATCCAGACTGGGAAGAGAACTCCAGAATAACATATTCCATCATAGAAAGTCAAGAGACTggctcccctctctcctcctatCTCTCCATTAACTCTGAGACAGGGGTCATCTATGCTCTGAGTTCTTTTGACTATGAAGAGATCAGAGAGATGAAGTTCCTGGTCAAGGCTCAGGATGGAGGCTCTCCACCACTCAGCTCCAACGTCTCAGTGACTCTCTTCATCCTGGACCAGAATGACAATGCTCCCCAAATCCTGTACCCTTCCCCTCCCACTGATGGCTCCACGGGGATAGAGCTGGCCCCTCGCTCCTCTGAGCCAGGCTACTTGGTCACTAAGGTGGTGGCCGTGGATGCAGACTCTGGCCAGAATGCCTGGCTCTCCTACCAGTTGATCAAGGCCACCGAGCCAGGGCTCTTCACTCTAGGGCTCCACACGGGAGAGATCAGGACAGCCCGCTTCTTCCTGGAGAAAGATGCCCTCAAACAAAGCCTGGTGGTTTTAGTCAAGGACAATGGGCAGCCTTCAATGTCGGCTTCAGTCACTGTCACTGTGGTCTTGGCTGACAGCATCCCTGACATGCTGACTGATCTGAGCAGTGTCCCAGTATCTGAAGACCCACAGTCAGATCTCACCTTCTACTTGGTGACTGCAGTGGCTTTTGTCTCCTGCTTGTTCTTCACCTTCCTCCTTGTGTTATTGGCACTCAAACTTCGCAGGTGGAAAAACTCTCAGCTTTGTGATAGTGCAAGTTTGAATTTCAGTGGTGCACCAGTTTCACAGTTTGTGGGGATTGATGGAGTCCGGGCATTTCTTCAGTCTTATTGCCATGAGGTTTCACTGACGTCAGGCTCTCGGAAAAGTCAGATTCTTTTTCCAATCGGAAGCTGTACCAATACTCTGACACCACAACAGGCTCCTGATAAGACAGGCCCTGTGTTACTCATAGGTGATACTAACACAGTTACGGAGGAGGCAGCAATCCATCAG AAAACCATATCAATACAGATCTCAGATATCAATGATAACCCGCCAGCCTTTGAAACATCTTCCTACACTGCCTACGTTCCAGAAAACAATCCATCTGGAGCTTCAATTTTCCATGTCAAGGCTTCTGACCCAGATCTGGATCGCAATGCCCGAATCACTTACTCCATCCTTAATAGCAACATCAAGGACCTGCCTCTCTCCTCCTATGTCTCCATTAACTCTGAGACTGGAATCATCTATGCTCAACGCTCCTTTGACTATGAGCAGTTCAGGGAGTTTCAGATTCAAGTGAAGGCCCAAGATGGAGGTTCTCCACCACTCAATAGCAGTGCCACAGTGACAGTATGTGTTTTGGATCGAAATGATAACGCTCCGCATATCTTGTACCCTTCACAATCAACAGAGGGCTCACCTTTCTTTGAGATGGTGCCTCGGTCAGCTGAGTCGGGTTATCTGGTGACAAAGGTGGTGGCCGTAGACGCTGATTCTGGACACAATGCCTGGCTCTCCTTCCATCTCCTGCAGGCCACAGAGCCCTCACTCTTCAGCATTGGCTCCCACACAGGAGAGGTGCAGACAGTCCGAGCATTACTTGAGAGAGATGCAGTGAAGCAGAGGCTGGTGATCATGGTGAAGGACAATGGGCATCCTCCTCTCTCAGCCACCACGACTTTGAGCCTGGTGTTTGCTGAGAACTTCCAGGAGGCTCTTCCGGAAATGAACTCCCGACCAAATGACTCAGAGTATCAGTCTGATCTACAGTTTTATTTGGTATTGGCCTTGACCTTGGTGTCCTTTCTGTTCCTGGTGACGGTGATTCTGACCATTCTGATGAAGCTTCGAAGGTCAAGGAACCCCACTTTCCTTCAGTGCTTTATTCCTGACCTCCATTCAAAGGCTGGTGCCATATTCCCACCAAATTATGAAGACGGAACTTTGCCTTATTCCTACCAGGTCTGTCTGTCCTCTGAATCCAGGAGGAATGAGTTGACATTCCTGCAGCCCACTGTCCAAATAGCAGAGAACATCCTTTGCAATGGCAACTCTGACATTCCTTTGATGGTCAGTGGTTGTAATTTAAATTCTGAAAAGGAAAATGACAGCACGGTGAGTtatattgcattttcttttttggggaatTAG